TAGATTTTCAGCATAGAACACCTAGCCCAATGTGGGTTTTAAGGTAGATACGAAtaattgatcaaattttcgcAGATTTATCTCTTGCAACGATTTCTGGCACGccttttatattataaaacaGGAAATGCATTCAACACACCAGCATAACACatgtaaatattgaaattaatcgGTATGTATCgcttaatattataaaaaactaCGAAGCTTAAAAGCTAACTTTATTGCGATTTAATTCGTAGTTAAAGGCAGTTTAAGATAAATACTaaatatgcaaattaccttgaataacaaataataacaataacaattcaacaaataatcattaaaaatcaGACGGGAAAGGGAAATAATAGAACATGCCAAAACCccaaaacatttctttatgcaaaaatgtcaTTGTCTATATGTCAACGTCAAAATGTGCTACGATTCAACATGGCTTCTGGGAATAAAGCAAAAACCGTTTAAAATGCCATAATAAACGAATTACTGAAAAAAAGAGCGGATtattacatatatatgtataaatataaataatttcccaCTCTCTATTGGCAGTTCGCATATTACCAGGTTCGGCAATAAGGAACAAAGGATTTGTTTTTGTCATTCATAGATATAGACGTTGACAATGAGAGTTGACATTCGCGTTAGCTATAGTGCGCTTGCGCACTCGCCGTCTCTTTCACACCCACGACCAGATTCCCCATTTTCCTTAGTCGATCCTTGTCCGTCTTTCCACAAAAACTCATGTGCACCGAACCAAGAAAAAGAAACGCGAAACGCCATTTTGTCTTTGCTGTTGCTCCTTTCGGTATTGCCGCATTGTAGTTAAATTTTGTGGTGCGTGTCCATCGAATCGTTAAAAATGGTAGATAAAATTGATATGAGCCTTGACGATATCATCAAATCGAACAAACAAGGCCGCGGTCGCGGAGGTCGTAGAGGCGGAGGACGCGGTGCCCCTCAAGGTAGGGGCCAACGCCGCGGTGGCGGTAATTTCAGGAGAACCGGCGGCATTCAACGGGGCCGCGGTAGAGGAGGCGCCATCACGCGCTCCTACAGCCGGGTAATGCACatttacttttttgatttttctcaaGAAGGGAAAACTAGGCTGCGTCTCGCCCCGAGGCAAGCTTGCTGACACCCACTTTTTCCGTTTAGGGAGACGTGAACAGTGCATGGAAACATGATCTCTTCGAGGGCTATGGCGCCCGTAAAATTGCGGCTGCAAGGGCCACTGTTCAGGCCACGATGGGGCCCACAAAACTCttggtttcaaatttagatttcGGTGTCTCTGATTCTGACATTCAAGAATTGTTCGCAGAGTTTGGGCCCCTGAAAAGTGCCGCAGTTCATTATGACAGATCGGGTAGATCTTTGGGTACAGCtgatgtaatttttgaaaggaGAAATGATGCTATCAAAGCC
The sequence above is drawn from the Euwallacea fornicatus isolate EFF26 chromosome 38, ASM4011564v1, whole genome shotgun sequence genome and encodes:
- the Ref1 gene encoding THO complex subunit 4, whose protein sequence is MVDKIDMSLDDIIKSNKQGRGRGGRRGGGRGAPQGRGQRRGGGNFRRTGGIQRGRGRGGAITRSYSRGDVNSAWKHDLFEGYGARKIAAARATVQATMGPTKLLVSNLDFGVSDSDIQELFAEFGPLKSAAVHYDRSGRSLGTADVIFERRNDAIKAMKQYNGVPLDGRAMNIQLTTSEIPAPPRRIAAAAGERKFNPRSPRGAKGGQSRQTRSPQNRRRGGGGMGGNRSLNRKVPTAEDLDAELDAYRLC